Genomic DNA from Oreochromis aureus strain Israel breed Guangdong linkage group 13, ZZ_aureus, whole genome shotgun sequence:
TCAGGATGTATGGGCTGTTCCAGACATCCTTCTACTTTGGCTACATGGCTGTGTTCAGCACTGCCCTGGGAATCATGTGTGGTAAGTTTTAGGTCCACTTAATTTTATATTGTAGGAGGTCCAGGCCCTATTCCATGAAGCAGGTTTAGCTAACTCTGAGTTTGTTAACCATGAGATGGGGGGAAACCCTGGTTTTCTGTGCCAGGAAAAAAAGTTAACTGAGTTGGTTACCGTGGTAACAGATCATGAACTAAAAAACTCTTGAGTTTTTCTCTGCACCTGAACCAGCTGATTGACACTCACTCCTTCCTCATTTGTAAAGTCCCTCTAAGAGCAAATGAAAGAGCAACTTAATTGGcagatgtttatgtttttagaAGCAGTGAAATCCCACCTTAGATGTTaggttggaaaaaaaatcacatcaggGCTGTTACAGCCATTCACTCATCAATATATAAGGATAGAGACGGACAGCTCAGAATAAAGTCTATGTAGTCTACATGTTTCTTACTCTGTGGACAGTAATCCAGCAGTCACACTCTTAGTCAGTTCCTCTGAAACATTACTGTAGCAGTTAATGTTTAACTTAAATGTATCTGCATAATAGCTTGCATCTGTATAAAGATGCATAATATATGATCTGTTGTCAATCATTTGTCATGTCGTAAAAGTCACACCGATGGGGAAAATGTCTGTTACAGCTGGGATTTTGGAGAAGGTGAATATTTGAGTGAAGATGATTTTAAGACTTGAAAACTGGACtaaatttatttaaagtgtCTTTTTATATGCAGCTGCAAAGCAGTATTCTGAACATATCTGCTGAAATTTGTTCACAGCTTGAGATTCAGTCGTTAAAGGCTTTCAACATTTTAAAAGGTTTGAAATTCAGACTCTGAATCTCAACATATTTCCCACTAAAAATCACAAATCAGTCTCAGTGGGTCGACAGAGAACAGGATCTGCCCAAAGGCTCCGTAACAGATTAGCAAACGGGCCGGAGTCTACTTGCAAAGCAGGAGAGATCGAAACCTGATGAATAGATCACAGGTTCAGACCAGATCAGGCCCTCATCCAGTTTAGGTTCATCCTGTCTGGATCCATTTATAATGACTTAACATTTCCAGATAATAATTTTTTCAAACAACGCAATGGTCATAAACTGtagagcagagagggagaaaaaaactgttataatttaataaaaacGCGTCTTGAAGGTGGATCCACCCTGCAGTCTGCTACTGTCTTCAGTTTCTCTCACCTACTCTCTGGCCCCGTAGGGTTAAAGCTAAATAATAAGATTTAAATATCAAACCTAAAATTAGAATTCAAGCTTCATTTAATGAAAGTTCAAGCCGGGTAAGTGATGATCCAGCTTTgaacttctctctctctcactctctcacacacacacacacacacacacacacacacacacacacacacacacacgtgtatatCAAACTTTTATTCTCTCTATGATGGTGACAGAGCAGACCAAGCTCATTAAaatctcttttctctttgttttttaagataACTGTCACGGTCCACACTGACACACATTCATATTCCTTGGTTTACTGGATTTAAATAACACTTTTTATTTACCCGTTGCCATAGTGAATTGTGGTATCAGAGCTCCATTGATGATGGCTTTCTTTCTCCACTCTCACATGCTTAACTCAGGGTGAACATACTCAGAGTTGATTGAACTTACTCTGCTCAGCTGGTCTGGAACAAGAAACTCAAAGTTAATCaactttgagtttatttttaaactcaGAGTTTGTTGAAGACTCATCTCAGAATAGGAACTATTAGAAGTTATGCCAAATGTAAATAGCTGTTCACTTCATAAACACCAGTGGTCTCATTTATAAAGGGTTGGTTTTGTGATTATGTGACTTTACATACAGTTCgtttaaacaaaagagaaaagaaataaatagatGTGATGAATACGTGATGGGCTAAAATCTCAACTACCACGTCTCACTTCATGTCACATGTTGGTTACACATCCACTTTATTGGAAACATACAAATAAGCAGTGTTATTTGTGCCAGTGAGGCGTGACGCCATAAAAAATAACCCTAAGCAAAATCCAGTCTGACATTAAATTCTGCTCAAGATTTCTCAATTTCCTCATCACACCCCCCACCCTCTGAGCACAGAGACTGAGACAGTTCTTACACTGCATCTTACTCATAGTGTGGAGCAAATTCACCTTTCACTGAagttcagtttttaaatatCTCAGAGTGGGGGATTATTACtcagttttgggtttttttttaatatcatttGGAGAACTTGTGGATCAATTTGATTGGtgtaaaaatgcaaatattgAGGTGATACTTgatggatcactgtcacagcaaGAACCGTTATTTACAGCATTCAAACTGTGCTTTACATTAACAGTTTGTGGTTAAATTTGGGCATTTAGAGGATTTAACCTCGCTTTACTTTTTAGTGAATGAAACATGCCTTTTGGTTCCtgcctttaaaaaatgttaaaggcAGGAAGCAGCAGCTTCCATAATTTAACATGACCATTTTTACAGTCTTCCTTAAATTCATGTCTTGCAAGGTTTGCTTTTCCTCTTACCTGCACAAATTTCCTCCTCTTGCTCATTTTCACATGAAGAATGCCTCCTGCTCATGAATGGGAGTGCATTTGTGATCTTGTGCAAATTCTCCAAAAATTGCTGCAAATTATCATCCCAGATGGATTATTTTTGTGTATCAAGCTGCAAGTCTAGCTGTCAAAAATCAAGAGAATCTGGGAAGTCTGTCAGCAGACACGGGGGACCTCGAATAATTTGAAGATATTAATACAACTGCTGACATTGTATTGTTAGACGTGCACGGTACTGCGACAGGAGTAAAGGAGAATTGTTGCTCAAACAGAAAGTGGTTTACAGCTTAGACAGGTGGTGGTCGAGGGGACGTGACAGTCATAGAGATGGATGTGAAAATATTAAACAGCAGGTGGTACAATGGAGGGGGCTATAGAAGTACAGTAGACAGCTGCTACGGTCAGCAATCTAATAAAAGCTTTTCACACCTCCCTGTAAACGATGAAATTACAACGTTAACCTGAAAATTCATTCATAGTCAAACGTGGAGAAAAGCACACTGACTGTATATGATTTAGGCTTATTCAGTATGAAAAATGTTAGTCGTATGTACATACAAGTAGTTCTTGCATGAAACCAATTATCTTTTTAGAGAAATCTTATTTTCTACATCGGTTATTCAGCTCTAAGTGCAGCTAAGTAGTCTTTTCCCCACCAGCTGCAAGCCAAACTCATTTTTCAGCTGAAAGAGTAATAAGCCAAGGCTGACACTCATGTACCTTGAAGGACCTTTGTGGAGCTTTCTCTGATCTGCATCAGGTACTACACAGTGCCTCCTGGGCTGGCTGTGTGTCTGACTGCTCATTTTGTAGATGTGGGATGTGCGTTTCTGTGCTAAAACCTTTATTGGATACCTCACCAGTAATCATCCTGTCTCGTGATGGATTTACCTGCAAAGTAACAGCAGAGGTTGATACGtggtgctgtcaaacaaaaagCAACTCGCTCACAAATCATCTTTTGCTTTTCAGGTGCCGTAGGATACATGGGAACAAGTGCCTTTGTGAGGAAGATTTACACAAATGTGAAAATTGACTAAGAAGTAAAGCAGCATCAACACAGGGATGTTAATGGATTTGCCTAGGCGTATCCCAAAAGACGGCGGGCACAAGTCATTCTTTAttacttttctttcttgcaAAGAGATTGAGAATCTCACTTTGTACAATGTAgtttttccatattttttttttttttccctctgaaaGATTTTCAACGCCGCAACTCAAAAGTGAACAACAGGAGACCTGCGGAAGAGATATCAAACACAACTTTTGATTTTTATCAGTTGCTTTCAAGCAAACGTTGAGGGAGGGGGCGAATGTTTAAGGCTGACATGGCTTCTCTTTCCCAACCCAGTCCCACCTGAGACCAGAGaacatacagtacatgtgaTTTTGATGGAATAGTGTAGCTCTCTTCAGTGAAGAGGCCTGAGTGTATTGAAAGCCTTTGTTCTGTTGTGTCAGAATATTGGAGAGttgggtttgtgtttgtgttctgaCTCTGAAGTCTATTTTGTATTCATGAAGTCACTCGAATTATTGTTACTATAGTACAATTGGTTGTTTTCATTGAAATccactgggaaaaaaacaaacaaaaaaaaaaaacctaaaaatgatCACCCAATAATCATTCCCCAATTTCGATTATTCTTAACTCCCTGTTAAGGTAGCAGTCCATCCAGTCATGAGATTTTAGTCCTGCTGTAGTTTACTGTACAGACAAAGAACAGAGGGACTGAGCAACAGCTGAGGTACAGCAAgagctgatttttaaaaaaaatggatgttTGATGTGATCCCATTTATCTGtttagttttatgttttctaaatGTTTGGGTTTGAATGAAGTCTACATGTAAAGATAATATATGGATGGTGGGCAGTGTATATAACCTTAATAATGTACCTTTAGATGTAGATCCCAAATGTATTTTCGTTGTACAGATTTACTACAGggtgttgtttttcctttcttccaAAAATGAATCGTTCAGTTAAAacactttgtttgtttggtgcTTGGGGTGGGGCTGGTGGCGCTGTTACATCTTGCCTGAAATTGCATGAAGTTTTCACCAAATCATCAAATCAGATTTCACTTCAGCgctgtcctttttttcttttctttttcctgattGTTGGCATCTTCTTGGTTTCAAAATGGAAAGGTGCATTTTGGTGATTTTCTAGACACTTTATTTTGATTCCATATGttatttaaagctttaaaaaggCTCTACATCTTCTGGTAAGCCATTTCCATCACGTTCTGTTGCCTAACCTGAAACATCATCTGTGAATGTTCAACGGAAAGAGGCAGTCGCTTTGTTTCTGCAAACATACTGTACAAATTCAACTTTATGTACACTTAAAGCTAGATGTTTTCATAACCACACACAGTGCTGCGGTGTGTTTCAAATGCTCCCCCCCATTTTGTGTAAATTCAGTATGTACCCTACTTGTATGAGAAGTGGCAttgccttctttctttttttttttcttgatttccAGTTCTCCCCCACTGAAGTTGATTTTGGCACCTCATGTTGTGTACCAATGTCTGATTAGACATTTTGAACCTGCATATTAActtgctgtaaaaagaaaataaacatgtttatgtacAGGGGTTATTAAAGTGTGATCTTGACTTTGATGGTAAATACTGTTGAACCTGATTAGCACTTAGTGAACAGCATTTATTTCCAGACTAGGGCATTATAGTCCTAGCTGGACCACTAAGGAGAGGCAGCTAAGATGATGAAGTTATGACAGGAAAAATAAGACCAACATGAAGACCACTTTATTCTGTGGTCTGGTGCATTATTCAAGACAAAGAGCTGTGTTTTATAAAGCGTTTGTTTATTAGAGCATCCAGATGTTATGAGTAAATGCATATGCTAAAGTGTAAACTGAGTATATTTCTAAATTTGTACCATGTTTCAGCCTTCAGTCTGCTGTGAAGTGTTCAGTTGACTTTTTCAAAGTACTCCTTGGATCCTTCTGGTGTTGGTTtgatctgaaaaacaaagattacAAAAATTAaggaaggaggggaaaaaaggctcattAAAATGTGTATGGTATAAAATCCACATTAGCTGTTATAGTCTTGAATGGACCGAAACACATTGCCCAGGTGTACTCACTGTTGGGGAGTGAGGGGTCCAGCTGGCCGGACACACCTCCCCGTGAGTCTCCACAAACTGGAAAGCCTTCACCAGACGAAGGGTCTCTTCAACACAGCGGCCCACGGGCAAGTCGTTCACACTCATGTGCTTCACCACGCCATTTGGATCAATGATGAAGAGTCccctaaaataaaaaacatcagGCATCTTTCTAAACAAGTGTTAGaaggtcttgatgcatgctcaatcatccaggtaaggaaatcccaaaaagttgattgtgttcatctggacgtagtgttttcagtgggagaaacatttcgtcactcatccaagtgacttcttcagtttcagctgactgcaggtttccccaaccttataagcAGTTTTAGAAGGTTCTCCCTTCAATATTGAGCAATTACATAAAAGACCAGTTACAGGCACTATTGCAACACTTGGTGATATGTCTGGATACACCCACCAAATGAGAGAAAACACACTTTAAGGCCTGTTGCGTAATATTCCCTGTCTTCAAATTAAAAATACCCAGTCCTCTGGGTATTGAAATCAACAATAACATTAGTCACTTTtccagacattaaaaaaaattaaagctgtATTCAGTGTGCTCCAATTAAGTTTATCTCAAATCCACTGTTTTCTACTACTGTATTCTGTGGTCTCCTGAAATTAgctttttctaattttattttGGGTGTGAATGTATGACGTTTACCATTTAAAGCCTTTATACAAACTGaccatgtaaaataaaaatttaataaaagatATGAGgataactttaaaaaacacaaacagtctgGCAGAGACATTCCTGGATggcaaaaatcaaagaaaaactgtttaataCGCTCTATAAAAGGTAATCTAGATAATAATGTTAGCCCCATGATGCATGTTATCAGGTTCTGTTAGGGTTCCTATTACAGCTGTGCACATTTTTACTGgtttgtgttttatgtctttggtttgttattttagtaCTGTGAGGCAGCTGTGGACTGATACTTGTTTCAGAGCACATAATGAACTCACCTCAGAGCAATTCCTGGACCGTCCAGCAGCACACCATAGTCTCTGGAGATCTGCTTGTTGAGATCTGAGAGCAGAGGGATGTGGATATTTCCCAAGCCTCCAGCCtgacaaaacataaaaagataCATGAACACAAACGCTGCATAGTGCTTCTAGTAGTGTTCTTGAAATAACAGCTTTTGAGATTATTTCACAGTACTGCAAAGTGCTGCAAGCACAACacactctgaggtcagtcattTACTAAAGGCTCCTTGAAGTTCTACTTCAAAGACTGAATAGAGAACACACAGTGATCTGAACCTTGCCCCGTGTGCCGCTTACTGAATAACTATTACACTGAATGTACCTTTCGTGGCGTGTTGATCCATGCCAGGTGGGTGAAGTGGGAGTCCACAGACACTCCAACCACCTCGCAGTTGACATCGTGGAACTCGTTGGCCTTGTCACTGAATGCGATGATTTCTGTCGGACACACAAATGTGCTGTGgtgtaacaaaaaataaaaagcacttaTTAAAAATCATAGCACATCTGCAGAAATACTGGAAAATCTAAGGCCATTGatgtcaacattttattcacTTCTTCATCTCATGCAAATCTGAAAATTATTCTTATATAAACTCACAAATCCAGTGGGTAGAAGAAAAGGACCAGGTATTTGCCCTTGAAATCAGCCAGGCTCATGTCCTTGAACTCCCCATTGTGGACAGCTGTCCCTTTAAAAGCAGGAGCAGGCTGGGTGACAGCAGGGGCCCATCTGGAAGCGCCTGATATAGCAAAGTCAAActctctttatttattatttatttatcaacaTAAGATATGCAACAGTCTTCATAACTGACTATAAGATGCATGCTGGATAAAACAGTAATTTATTGTAATGTCATCTGGGTAATGTTTGGCTTGACACAGATATACAAACATCCACACTGTTTATCTGGTAATGGGTGGGTGGGGTTGGGGGTGGGAAAACAAGGCTTTTGCAGTGTGAAACATACACATCAAACAtgattttagttagttttctagACAGATCTCCCCTTTGTTTGCTGCAGTGTATTTTAAGTACACAGAGCAAGAACAATGTTatctaaagaaaacaaagttgCAAAGTTCTGAAAAATTCAGCCGTCATACGAGTTCAAgaaaaatcagaaataaaaagtCGAATCATTCTGTCACATCAATTTTATGACAGTAAGGGTATTTTTTGCCATAACTGCTGTAATAAACATAATATTACAGCAAAGCTAACATTTGAACAAATTCTTTTAGTTTATATCCACAAAACTGAACAGTTAAGCAGAATTTAACCAATGCTGTAAGGCCAATATTAGCCAATTTTATGTGCAGGATCACAAATATAACGATACTGTGGATATTGCTGGaaagttaattaattaattataatgACTATAGTTTTTCCTTTTAAGTACAACTGTAACCAACTGTTTGATAAAACTGCCCGATATTGCATTTTGCAGAATAAGATTGATAAAAACAGTATTGGGAGAAAAATGTTATCATCTTATCCTGGGAAGCAAATAACTTCCTTCATTTCATCTGTAAGTTATTTGATCAGTTGACTAACTCATGGTGTGGtctatatccatccatccatccatctgtagAAAACTGAAAAATCCTGCCAGAGCTGAATCAGGCAGTTTCATTATAATGTGACTGCACGCTGTGTGTTCTGGTTCTGTACATACTGGTGGAGAAACGGGATCTCTGGAGTGCAGGAGCGGTGAGGACTCTTGCAGCCCCGCAGGCTCCATGCTGACAGGCTGCCGCGACTTTCAGCCCTCCTGCTGCAACCCTCgcctcaaaaataaataaaaagacattAATATGACATGAATGATCCATAATCTATACTCTGGAAGGATATTTAGCCCTTTTAGTTATTGCAAAACTGCAACAATGGTTTAGGAGGACTGGAATGTGAAAAGGTATCAATGCTTTCAAGCTTGCAGATGCATTCAAGAGTGTTCAAACCAGTGAAAGAATTTGTCCTCCGTGAAAGGAAAATGTCCTCTAATCGTGTTTTTCATGGTTTACCTTCATTGGTACCACTTGAGAATCTAGTGAGCAAAGGTGATGGTGGTGCTTAAAGCAAGATGCTCCAGCATTAAACAAGCCTTGTTAagaaaccttttaaaatgaGAGGTTATTTAATGAATTTGAGTTCATAAAACTAAAGGTCTAAACCAACAGTTTCTCCACACTGAACAAAACCAAGGTCTTTGTGAGTACTGCTCATTCTTTAATTACTATACTCACACTGAGATATTCCACTGCTATGTTATATACAGAAAGTGCTTTATGTGAGCAGCACATCTTAAATGTTCCTACTGCACATACACTGCCACCATAAATAGTTCAAAAACGCATGTGCCACTTTAACTTTTTAAAGTGACTTTTCTTCCAACGTAGGTTATGAATTAtttaaatggatttatttttgaTACACTGTACTGTTATATGTAGGCTACAGTGTGTTCTGGAGTAGCTTGAGGAAACattcctgctgtgtttgtgcGGAGATTCTGTCATATCAACACGCACCACCTTTAGgtaagaaattattttttattcaaaacTTGTTGAACGAATTGCTTAGCTAGGATATCAAAGAGAATTTCCAAAAATaggaggaaactgaggctacactGCCTCTAAAAGTTTCTAAGTCAACCACTTGCTTTGGCTCCCAAACGGCAAAACCGCAGCAGGGATTTTATATCAGCAAGTGCTGTTGCtaacagaaggaaaaataaatcacaacaaGGCTTTCTAAAATTAGAATTTTTAGTCCATGAAATCCTCGCGCTCTGCTCTAACAGTAACGAGTGCCCTGTCCTCTTCACTGAGTTTCTCTGACTCCTCCCCTCCTGCTGCACCTGGAGCAGCTCCCTGACACTCAGTTTTTATTTCCTCATTCATATAACTGATATCAAAGCTCATACTGAAGGACACTCATCTGCAGAAGTCTGTATCTTTACAAATACTGAAATCCCCGTTAGGCATTATTGGTGTTACATTTaacctgaccattttcataATAAATGCATCAAAGTCAGAGACAGCAATCACTGGACCTCAATGACTTTATCATGAGCTTAGAATAAAACCACATTAGCACTCTGAACTATGCAGGCAGTTCCCCTGCAGTGACTCATTTACTGTACATCACTAACAATCCCTATGAAAAAGGCACTATAACAAAGCCGTTTACAGCAGGGCTGTCAAAGATAACAcccagcaaagactccaatctggtcGCTAGGCAcctttggaaaatgtgatgaCATTCATTTTGGATTTTTACACTACAACTTAAGTAACAGACATTGCGTAATTAACCTCTGTTACTTGAGTAAaggataaaaaaattaaatgaccCTATAGATAAATGTATTTACAATGGGtccacagaaacaaacaaacaaagaagacattttttataaattaacaaaaactttgtATTATAATTACAGGGCAGTCTAGGCAATGATCTACAACAATTTTAATGTgattttcaacatttattttttacaatttaagccccaaaagttgtgctgacagatttctttcatttcatttgctacaaaaaaagagaaaaaaaaaaattaaaaaaagctttatcatgtggaaaaaaatatctttGCACTGTAAATTTttagttaaacttctttaaaCTGTAAAAGAGGAGTTTCTTTGGTCTGGCCCATGTGAGATCCAAGTGGACTGTATGTGGCTCATGATGTAAGAttagtttgacatccctggttTACAGCATGCAAAGAATCAACCACTATGATGTGTCTGAAACTTTTCTGTATGGTTTCCTTTTTTGAAGACTGCACATAAATTGATTTGTGTGTAGAAGAACAACATGTGGAAGGTATTCTAATGAGTCGGGCAGCAAACAGTGGCTGAGGCTTCTAGAAAGGGACCCTCATCCCCACCAGCACCAACTCTTACATATAAA
This window encodes:
- the prdx3 gene encoding thioredoxin-dependent peroxide reductase, mitochondrial; its protein translation is MAATIGKLLRTSARVAAGGLKVAAACQHGACGAARVLTAPALQRSRFSTSASRWAPAVTQPAPAFKGTAVHNGEFKDMSLADFKGKYLVLFFYPLDFTFVCPTEIIAFSDKANEFHDVNCEVVGVSVDSHFTHLAWINTPRKAGGLGNIHIPLLSDLNKQISRDYGVLLDGPGIALRGLFIIDPNGVVKHMSVNDLPVGRCVEETLRLVKAFQFVETHGEVCPASWTPHSPTIKPTPEGSKEYFEKVN